One segment of Pan paniscus chromosome 20, NHGRI_mPanPan1-v2.0_pri, whole genome shotgun sequence DNA contains the following:
- the ZNF682 gene encoding zinc finger protein 682 isoform X3 → MSSHYTEDLLPEQGMQDSFQKVILRRYGSCGLEDLHLRKDGENVGECKDQKEIYNGLNQCLSTLPSKIFPYNKCVKVFSKSSNLNRENIRHTTEKLFKCMQCGKVFKSHSGLSYHKIIHTEEKLCICEECGKTFKWFSYLTKHKRIHTGEKPYKCEECGKAFNWCSSLTKHKRIHTGEKPYKCEECGKAFHWCSPFVRHKKIHTGEKPYTCEDCGRAFNRHSHLTKHKTIHTGKKPYKCKECGKAFNHCSLLTIHERTHTGEKPYKCEECGKAFNSSSILTEHKVIHSGEKPYKCEKCDKVFKRFSYLTKHKRIHTGEKPYKCEECGKAFNWSSILTEHKRIHTGEKPYNCEECGKAFNRCSHLTRHKKIHTAVKRYKCEECGKAFKRCSHLNEHKRVQRGEKSCKYKKCGEAFNHCSNLTT, encoded by the coding sequence ATGTCTTCTCATTACACTGAAGACCTTTTGCCAGAACAGGGCATGCAAGATTCATTCCAAAAAGTGATACTGAGAAGATATGGAAGCTGTGGACTTGAGGATTTACACTTAAGGAAGGATGGGGAAAATGTGGGTGAGTGTAAGgatcaaaaagaaatttataatggACTTAACCAATGTTTGTCAACTCTACCTAGCAAAATTTTCCCATATAATAAATGTGTGAAAGTCTTTAGTAAATCATCAAATCTAAATAGAGAAAACATAAGACATACTACAGAGAAACTTTTCAAATGTATGCAATGTGGCAAAGTCTTTAAATCTCACTCAGGCCTTTCTTATCATAAGATAATTCACACTGAAGAGAAACTCTGCATATGTGAggaatgtggcaaaacctttaaGTGGTTCTCAtaccttactaaacataagagaattcacactggagagaaaccatacaaatgtgaagaatgtggcaaagcttttaactgGTGCTCGAGTcttactaaacataagagaatccatactggtgagaaaccctacaaatgtgaagaatgcgGAAAAGCCTTTCACTGGTGTTCACCCTTTGTTagacataagaaaattcatactggagaaaaaccctataCATGTGAAGACTGTGGCAGAGCGTTTAACCGGCACTCACATCTCACCAAACATAAGACAATTCACACTGgaaagaaaccctacaaatgtaaagaatgtgggaaagcctttaacCACTGTTCACTACTTACTATACATGAGAGAACCCATAcgggagagaaaccctataaatgtgaagaatgtggcaaagcttttaactcATCATCAATTCTTACTGAACATAAGGTAATTCATAgcggagagaaaccctacaaatgtgaaaaatgtgacAAAGTCTTTAAGAGGTTCTCATACCTTACTAAACAcaagagaattcacactggagagaaaccctacaaatgtgaagaatgtggcaaagcttttaactgGTCCTCCATCCTTACtgaacataagagaattcatactggagagaaaccctacaactgtgaagaatgtggaaaagcctttaaTCGGTGCTCACACCTCACTagacataagaaaattcatactgcAGTCAAACGCtataaatgtgaagaatgtggcaaagcttttaaacGGTGCTCACATCTTAATGAACATAAGAGAGTTCAAAGAGGAGAGAAATCCTGCAAGTATAAAAAATGTGGGGAAGCTTTTAATCACTGCTCAAACCTTACTACGTAA
- the ZNF682 gene encoding zinc finger protein 682 isoform X2 codes for MLENYRNLVSLGLTVSKPELISCLEQRQEPWNVKRHETIAKPPAMSSHYTEDLLPEQGMQDSFQKVILRRYGSCGLEDLHLRKDGENVGECKDQKEIYNGLNQCLSTLPSKIFPYNKCVKVFSKSSNLNRENIRHTTEKLFKCMQCGKVFKSHSGLSYHKIIHTEEKLCICEECGKTFKWFSYLTKHKRIHTGEKPYKCEECGKAFNWCSSLTKHKRIHTGEKPYKCEECGKAFHWCSPFVRHKKIHTGEKPYTCEDCGRAFNRHSHLTKHKTIHTGKKPYKCKECGKAFNHCSLLTIHERTHTGEKPYKCEECGKAFNSSSILTEHKVIHSGEKPYKCEKCDKVFKRFSYLTKHKRIHTGEKPYKCEECGKAFNWSSILTEHKRIHTGEKPYNCEECGKAFNRCSHLTRHKKIHTAVKRYKCEECGKAFKRCSHLNEHKRVQRGEKSCKYKKCGEAFNHCSNLTT; via the coding sequence CTATGTCTTCTCATTACACTGAAGACCTTTTGCCAGAACAGGGCATGCAAGATTCATTCCAAAAAGTGATACTGAGAAGATATGGAAGCTGTGGACTTGAGGATTTACACTTAAGGAAGGATGGGGAAAATGTGGGTGAGTGTAAGgatcaaaaagaaatttataatggACTTAACCAATGTTTGTCAACTCTACCTAGCAAAATTTTCCCATATAATAAATGTGTGAAAGTCTTTAGTAAATCATCAAATCTAAATAGAGAAAACATAAGACATACTACAGAGAAACTTTTCAAATGTATGCAATGTGGCAAAGTCTTTAAATCTCACTCAGGCCTTTCTTATCATAAGATAATTCACACTGAAGAGAAACTCTGCATATGTGAggaatgtggcaaaacctttaaGTGGTTCTCAtaccttactaaacataagagaattcacactggagagaaaccatacaaatgtgaagaatgtggcaaagcttttaactgGTGCTCGAGTcttactaaacataagagaatccatactggtgagaaaccctacaaatgtgaagaatgcgGAAAAGCCTTTCACTGGTGTTCACCCTTTGTTagacataagaaaattcatactggagaaaaaccctataCATGTGAAGACTGTGGCAGAGCGTTTAACCGGCACTCACATCTCACCAAACATAAGACAATTCACACTGgaaagaaaccctacaaatgtaaagaatgtgggaaagcctttaacCACTGTTCACTACTTACTATACATGAGAGAACCCATAcgggagagaaaccctataaatgtgaagaatgtggcaaagcttttaactcATCATCAATTCTTACTGAACATAAGGTAATTCATAgcggagagaaaccctacaaatgtgaaaaatgtgacAAAGTCTTTAAGAGGTTCTCATACCTTACTAAACAcaagagaattcacactggagagaaaccctacaaatgtgaagaatgtggcaaagcttttaactgGTCCTCCATCCTTACtgaacataagagaattcatactggagagaaaccctacaactgtgaagaatgtggaaaagcctttaaTCGGTGCTCACACCTCACTagacataagaaaattcatactgcAGTCAAACGCtataaatgtgaagaatgtggcaaagcttttaaacGGTGCTCACATCTTAATGAACATAAGAGAGTTCAAAGAGGAGAGAAATCCTGCAAGTATAAAAAATGTGGGGAAGCTTTTAATCACTGCTCAAACCTTACTACGTAA